Proteins found in one Amycolatopsis aidingensis genomic segment:
- a CDS encoding 3-deoxy-7-phosphoheptulonate synthase: MRDRPAEQQPVWPDHAALTAVAEDLRAAPDLVTDKEIRGLRGLLAGVAAGRLRVLQAGDCAEDPDHATDEHVTRRAEMLVSLGDVMSERSGRPVVLVGRMGGQFAKPRSQPTEVRDGCELPAFRGHLVNGPAFDARTRIPDPLRMLAGYRAAAGIIDALRRARPTDGELNLPRFWASHEALVLDYELPLLRRHGKDLMLTSTHWPWVGERTRQLDGAHVHLLSRIANPVACKVGPTMTASELVALCERLDPHREPGRLTLIVRLGASLVGTRLPELVAAVQRAGHPAIWLCDPMHGNTFRGAGGRKSRLVGSLIREVLGFHAAVRGEHGVTGGLHLEATPEDVVECVLDEMELAELPESTEPLCDPRLNADQARLVATAWPG; the protein is encoded by the coding sequence TTGCGAGATCGTCCGGCGGAGCAACAGCCCGTCTGGCCCGACCACGCCGCGCTCACCGCGGTGGCGGAGGATCTGCGTGCCGCCCCCGATCTGGTAACCGATAAAGAAATCCGGGGGCTGCGCGGGCTGCTCGCCGGTGTCGCTGCGGGCAGGCTGCGCGTGTTGCAGGCAGGTGACTGCGCTGAGGACCCGGACCACGCCACCGACGAACACGTGACACGTCGAGCCGAGATGCTGGTCTCGCTCGGGGACGTCATGAGCGAGCGCTCGGGCCGTCCCGTCGTCCTGGTCGGTCGAATGGGCGGACAGTTCGCCAAGCCGCGGTCACAGCCAACTGAGGTCCGGGACGGATGCGAGCTACCCGCCTTCCGTGGTCACCTCGTGAACGGTCCCGCGTTCGACGCGCGGACGCGCATCCCAGATCCGCTCCGCATGCTGGCCGGTTACCGCGCGGCGGCCGGCATCATCGATGCGCTCCGGCGGGCTCGGCCCACCGACGGTGAGCTGAACCTGCCCCGATTCTGGGCCAGCCATGAGGCACTGGTGCTCGACTACGAGCTGCCGTTACTGCGCAGACACGGCAAGGATCTGATGCTGACCTCCACACACTGGCCGTGGGTCGGCGAACGCACTCGCCAGCTAGACGGCGCTCACGTCCACCTGCTATCCCGGATAGCGAACCCGGTAGCGTGCAAAGTCGGGCCGACAATGACCGCAAGCGAACTCGTGGCGCTGTGCGAGCGGCTCGACCCGCACCGCGAGCCAGGCAGGCTTACTCTGATCGTCCGACTGGGAGCAAGTCTGGTCGGGACCCGGCTGCCGGAGTTAGTCGCCGCGGTCCAGCGGGCGGGCCATCCCGCTATCTGGCTGTGCGATCCCATGCATGGCAACACCTTTCGCGGTGCCGGGGGACGAAAGAGTCGGCTGGTCGGGTCGCTGATCCGTGAGGTACTCGGGTTCCACGCGGCTGTGCGCGGGGAACACGGTGTGACCGGCGGCCTGCACCTGGAAGCCACACCCGAAGACGTCGTCGAATGTGTGCTCGACGAAATGGAGTTGGCCGAGCTACCAGAGAGCACCGAGCCGCTGTGCGACCCGCGGTTGAACGCCGATCAGGCGCGGCTGGTGGCGACCGCCTGGCCTGGCTAA
- a CDS encoding anthranilate synthase family protein, producing MNNLSDGEPFALVHRPSVTGAGTLELFRGPVVEVASLAELEHDEGINGPSLLAVVPFRQVSEHGYACHDDGAPLLAVRIEERIFLTVENFLTTIPDQEIRFDAAGFDLDDDTYAGIVRNVLAQEIGTGAGANFVIKRSYSARVRDFSVATELALFRRLLLGEEGAHWTFLIHTGQRTLVGASPERHVSLASGVATMNPISGTLRQSGTGPTVGSVLEFLADRKEVEELFMVVDEELKMMAGLCPDGAEVDGPYLRQMRHVLHTEYFVRGRTTQPPWEILRRTLLAPTVTGSPVESACAVLRRHEPAGRGYYSGVAALLGRDANGEPTVDSTILIRMAELSPFGELDLGVGATLVRHSDPADEVAETHAKAEGFLSALRGERRGTADRPPLGLTEHPEVRRRLNARNAGLAQFWLSRNRAQDWLAPELAGLRALVVDNEDTFTAMLACQLRALGLRVTIVHWREAPAHHGFDVVVPGPGPGSPDDVNEPKIARLHALIGELLTTRKPFVAVCLSHQVLSRLLGLEIRRRPEPNQGVRHHIDLFGEPVGAGFYNTFAAYADTTRLLTARCVEPVQICRDELTGEVHALSGPGFTSVQFHPESLLTEYGPTLLRNLVTTVLWPGVRIAYRMNRVSSTKE from the coding sequence ATGAACAACCTGAGCGACGGCGAGCCGTTCGCGCTGGTTCACCGGCCGTCGGTAACCGGAGCCGGCACGTTGGAACTGTTCCGCGGACCGGTGGTCGAGGTGGCGAGCCTTGCCGAACTCGAACACGACGAAGGGATCAACGGGCCGTCGCTCCTCGCCGTAGTCCCGTTTCGCCAGGTTTCCGAACACGGTTACGCATGCCATGACGACGGCGCACCACTGCTGGCGGTGCGTATCGAAGAACGAATCTTTCTGACGGTCGAGAATTTCCTCACGACCATCCCGGACCAGGAAATCCGTTTCGACGCCGCCGGATTCGATCTTGACGATGACACCTACGCCGGAATAGTCCGGAACGTACTGGCTCAGGAGATCGGCACTGGCGCCGGAGCAAACTTCGTGATCAAGCGGTCGTACTCGGCCCGCGTGCGTGACTTCTCGGTGGCGACCGAACTCGCACTGTTCCGACGTCTGCTGCTCGGCGAGGAGGGTGCCCACTGGACTTTCCTCATCCACACCGGACAACGGACGCTCGTCGGAGCCAGTCCAGAACGCCACGTCAGCCTCGCCAGCGGCGTGGCCACCATGAACCCGATCAGCGGCACGCTCCGCCAGTCTGGAACCGGGCCAACGGTCGGCAGTGTGCTCGAGTTCCTCGCTGACCGCAAGGAAGTCGAAGAACTCTTCATGGTTGTTGACGAGGAACTGAAGATGATGGCAGGACTGTGCCCCGATGGTGCCGAGGTGGACGGCCCGTACCTGCGGCAGATGCGGCACGTGCTGCATACGGAGTACTTCGTCCGCGGTCGCACCACGCAGCCACCGTGGGAAATCCTTCGGCGAACTCTCCTCGCTCCCACGGTGACCGGAAGCCCGGTCGAAAGCGCGTGCGCAGTGTTGCGCAGGCACGAGCCAGCCGGTCGCGGCTACTACAGCGGCGTGGCGGCATTGCTCGGCCGGGACGCGAACGGTGAGCCGACAGTGGATTCGACAATCCTGATTCGGATGGCGGAGCTATCGCCTTTCGGTGAGCTGGACCTGGGTGTCGGCGCGACTCTTGTCCGCCACTCCGATCCGGCGGACGAGGTCGCCGAGACACATGCGAAGGCGGAAGGCTTCCTGTCGGCGCTTCGCGGAGAACGGCGAGGCACTGCCGATCGACCCCCGCTCGGCTTGACCGAGCATCCTGAGGTGCGCCGCCGACTTAATGCTCGTAACGCCGGGCTGGCGCAGTTCTGGCTGTCCCGGAACCGAGCCCAGGACTGGCTGGCGCCGGAACTGGCCGGGCTCCGCGCGCTGGTGGTGGACAACGAGGACACCTTCACCGCGATGCTAGCCTGCCAGCTGCGTGCGCTCGGACTTCGCGTCACCATCGTGCACTGGCGGGAAGCACCGGCACATCACGGGTTCGATGTCGTGGTACCCGGACCGGGGCCGGGCAGTCCGGACGACGTCAACGAGCCCAAGATCGCCCGCCTGCACGCACTCATCGGCGAACTGCTCACCACTCGTAAGCCGTTTGTGGCGGTCTGCCTCTCGCACCAGGTGTTGAGCAGGCTGCTCGGCCTCGAGATCCGCCGCAGGCCCGAACCGAATCAGGGCGTCAGGCACCACATCGACCTGTTCGGGGAACCAGTCGGTGCCGGATTCTACAACACGTTCGCCGCATATGCGGACACAACGCGCCTACTCACCGCACGCTGCGTGGAACCGGTGCAGATATGCCGGGACGAGCTCACCGGCGAGGTGCATGCATTGAGCGGTCCCGGCTTCACCTCCGTGCAGTTTCACCCGGAATCGCTGCTCACCGAGTACGGCCCCACGCTACTGCGCAATCTTGTCACCACGGTTCTGTGGCCAGGCGTACGCATCGCCTACCGGATGAACCGAGTCTCTAGCACGAAGGAATGA
- a CDS encoding alpha/beta fold hydrolase, whose amino-acid sequence MTAIETRSSLVYKLGSGDNGRRLVALPPAGGGIQPYLGMARSLTRYGDVHALRASGLADGEQPDTDVPAMVSRYLETIRALPTPPDVLVGWSLGGVLAWEVAVLLKRQTGRSAAVVMLDSFITLPTGSDLDSFATAVMETLAPTASDGELARFRRTTKAHVNAAANHEVTARHDGPTLLLACANGPVARQRADWERLSTRLTTHVVECGHFELLGPTHQPTAAGYVNDFVRRVFATGGEQ is encoded by the coding sequence ATGACCGCGATCGAGACCCGTTCTTCCCTGGTATACAAGCTCGGCTCCGGCGACAATGGACGCAGGCTGGTAGCCCTCCCACCCGCGGGCGGCGGCATCCAGCCCTACCTCGGTATGGCGAGGTCACTGACGCGGTACGGCGACGTACACGCTCTACGCGCCTCAGGCCTGGCCGATGGCGAGCAGCCGGACACCGACGTTCCGGCGATGGTTTCGCGTTACCTGGAGACGATCCGCGCGCTGCCCACCCCGCCCGACGTACTCGTCGGCTGGTCGCTTGGCGGTGTGCTGGCGTGGGAGGTCGCCGTGCTCCTGAAACGGCAGACCGGGCGCAGCGCCGCAGTGGTCATGCTGGACAGCTTCATCACCCTGCCTACCGGATCCGACCTCGATTCCTTCGCCACGGCGGTCATGGAGACGCTGGCACCAACGGCTTCGGACGGAGAACTCGCGCGATTCCGCCGAACCACCAAGGCACACGTCAACGCCGCAGCCAACCACGAAGTGACCGCTCGCCACGACGGTCCCACACTGCTACTCGCATGCGCCAACGGCCCGGTTGCTCGGCAGCGCGCCGACTGGGAGCGGTTGTCCACGCGGCTGACCACCCACGTGGTCGAGTGCGGCCATTTCGAGCTTCTCGGACCTACCCATCAGCCGACGGCCGCCGGGTACGTCAACGACTTCGTGCGTCGAGTGTTCGCGACTGGGGGAGAGCAATGA
- a CDS encoding non-ribosomal peptide synthetase, translating to MSSRMTSADPITLSLTEAQRELLALDRIVAVPHLYNILIEAELDPELPSDALATAFAAVVKVQPALRMGLVDSPKGGGMLVAPGPETASAFRGWTVPTAEFDACRAAAFAELGATAFALDQPPLVRAVHVRAEDHTKAVLALVVHHSVFDGYSVGILLDELNAALSGGLDCETLATEREMALRDELERQLAAAATEQADMAAAALAERLRQVPSTVLYQLPARPVETEFAGKRREVQLTVEESAVVDRVCRELEISPFAYFSALHSAALARHADVESVVFGATVMTRRTPQAFDLCGYFVNTVPLVVDIHWERSFGDFACNAVLPEVERVRADSLVPLNKVARHAMPDRASNRNPIFTTLVTMQEPAEGAAGAPVRTMRQHGNDTAKFDLLLWVKPTHEGWVLEVEHDLQLLPDPVVSGYVDSLRSAIAGTAHHGRGIPLRELFCDGPVVPAREGKPRFDCDFAARVLDVADAAPAAVAIEEGRTWISYGQLAEQIRAVTGGLAERGIGPGDIVGVTTDNLPDTVVAVLAVLARRAVYLPLDLDLPAERVVDMVERARCRTVIGTGKVPGARVFGIGELRATPAEPSEDDPREHAVYAMFTSGSTGQPKGVLMANAPLANLAAWQVGTLQMGPDSRFLQYAPLGFDVSFQEIMPTLLAGGTLVSRRPVDRLDLPALARRVATTGVTHVYLPAAALGTFTQAARTAGDELPNVRFLCVAGEQVVADEGIQRFFTERPHIVLVNMYGPTETHVTTAAVFDSLSQPWPVHAPIGRPLPAVSARVVDATGHRAPCGVAGELRLGGIAPALGYVNDPDRTAERFVDGEYRTGDQVLLDASGELVYLGRKDDQVKIRGYRVELGEIEAVANALDGVRRAVAVVEPDPGRRLLLFFVPTQDSAAAEDIQAALARRLPGYMVPARVFPIDSVPTGFTGKLDRAALLRKADRAMAAEPAVSDNGAPPTPLETELRTMWEDTLRVPVTLDGSLVEAGAHSLNVLTVLSQVEYQYGVSVPVLDFFREPTIRALATLVEAERRQS from the coding sequence ATGTCGAGCAGAATGACGAGCGCGGACCCGATCACGCTGTCGCTCACCGAAGCACAGCGGGAGCTTCTTGCTCTCGACCGCATCGTCGCGGTCCCGCACTTGTACAACATTCTTATCGAGGCGGAGTTGGATCCGGAACTCCCGTCGGACGCGCTCGCCACCGCGTTCGCCGCAGTCGTCAAGGTGCAACCCGCGTTGCGGATGGGTCTGGTCGACAGCCCGAAGGGCGGCGGCATGCTCGTCGCGCCCGGTCCGGAAACCGCCTCCGCTTTCCGTGGATGGACCGTTCCAACGGCGGAGTTCGACGCCTGCCGCGCCGCGGCCTTCGCCGAGCTGGGTGCCACGGCGTTCGCACTCGACCAGCCGCCGCTCGTCCGCGCCGTGCACGTTCGCGCGGAAGACCACACCAAGGCGGTGCTGGCGCTGGTGGTACACCACTCGGTATTCGACGGCTACTCGGTCGGCATCCTGCTGGACGAGCTGAACGCCGCCTTAAGCGGCGGCCTCGACTGCGAAACTCTGGCCACCGAGCGAGAGATGGCGCTGCGCGATGAGCTCGAGCGGCAGCTGGCCGCTGCCGCGACGGAACAGGCCGATATGGCCGCAGCCGCACTGGCCGAACGCCTCAGGCAGGTCCCGTCCACTGTGCTGTACCAACTCCCGGCCCGTCCGGTGGAGACGGAGTTCGCCGGTAAACGGAGGGAAGTCCAGCTCACCGTCGAGGAATCCGCCGTTGTCGACCGGGTGTGTCGGGAGCTGGAGATCAGCCCTTTCGCCTACTTCTCTGCGCTGCATTCGGCGGCTTTGGCGCGACACGCCGATGTGGAGTCCGTCGTCTTCGGTGCGACGGTGATGACCCGCCGCACTCCGCAGGCGTTCGACCTCTGCGGGTACTTCGTCAACACCGTTCCGCTGGTCGTGGATATCCACTGGGAGCGATCATTCGGCGATTTCGCGTGCAACGCAGTGCTTCCGGAGGTAGAGCGCGTCCGCGCGGACTCGCTCGTCCCACTGAACAAGGTCGCACGGCACGCGATGCCGGATCGGGCGAGCAATCGTAACCCGATCTTCACAACGTTGGTGACCATGCAGGAACCCGCCGAGGGAGCGGCGGGAGCGCCGGTGCGGACGATGCGCCAGCACGGCAACGACACGGCGAAGTTCGACCTCCTACTGTGGGTGAAGCCCACCCACGAAGGCTGGGTGCTCGAGGTCGAACACGACCTCCAACTGTTGCCGGACCCCGTGGTATCCGGGTACGTCGATTCCTTGCGCTCGGCGATCGCCGGGACGGCGCACCATGGTCGGGGTATCCCACTACGCGAGCTGTTCTGCGACGGTCCGGTCGTCCCCGCGCGCGAAGGGAAACCGCGATTCGATTGCGACTTCGCCGCGCGTGTGCTCGACGTCGCAGACGCCGCCCCGGCTGCGGTCGCGATTGAGGAGGGCCGGACCTGGATCAGCTACGGTCAGCTCGCCGAGCAGATTCGCGCGGTTACCGGCGGGCTCGCCGAACGGGGTATCGGCCCCGGAGACATCGTCGGTGTCACGACCGACAACCTGCCGGACACCGTGGTCGCGGTGCTGGCCGTGCTCGCACGCCGCGCCGTCTACCTGCCGCTGGACCTCGACCTCCCTGCCGAACGGGTGGTGGACATGGTCGAACGGGCCCGTTGCCGAACGGTCATCGGCACCGGGAAGGTGCCCGGCGCGCGGGTGTTCGGTATCGGGGAACTCCGAGCGACCCCAGCCGAACCGAGTGAGGACGATCCCCGTGAGCACGCCGTGTACGCGATGTTCACCTCGGGTTCAACCGGACAACCCAAGGGCGTGCTGATGGCCAACGCGCCGCTGGCCAACCTCGCGGCCTGGCAGGTCGGCACGCTGCAGATGGGGCCGGATTCCCGGTTCCTCCAGTACGCACCATTGGGCTTCGACGTCTCATTCCAGGAGATCATGCCGACGTTGCTGGCCGGGGGAACGCTGGTTTCGCGCCGCCCGGTCGACCGGCTGGATCTGCCCGCGCTGGCCCGCCGAGTGGCGACGACCGGCGTAACACACGTTTACCTGCCCGCTGCCGCACTCGGCACGTTCACCCAAGCAGCGCGGACAGCCGGGGACGAGTTGCCGAACGTGCGGTTCCTGTGCGTGGCAGGTGAACAAGTGGTGGCCGACGAAGGGATACAGCGGTTCTTCACCGAGCGACCACACATTGTACTGGTGAACATGTACGGACCGACCGAAACGCACGTCACCACCGCGGCGGTCTTCGACTCACTCAGCCAGCCGTGGCCGGTTCACGCACCGATCGGCCGCCCGTTACCCGCCGTGTCGGCGCGGGTGGTCGACGCCACCGGGCATCGGGCGCCGTGCGGTGTGGCCGGTGAGCTCAGGCTTGGAGGCATCGCACCGGCATTGGGCTATGTGAACGACCCGGATCGTACGGCGGAGCGGTTCGTCGACGGCGAATACCGGACCGGTGATCAGGTGCTACTCGACGCTTCCGGGGAGCTTGTCTACCTGGGACGCAAGGACGACCAAGTGAAAATCCGCGGGTACCGGGTGGAACTCGGTGAGATCGAAGCGGTCGCCAACGCGCTCGACGGAGTACGGCGCGCCGTCGCCGTGGTCGAGCCGGATCCCGGCAGGCGCCTACTGCTGTTCTTCGTTCCGACACAGGACTCGGCCGCCGCCGAGGACATCCAGGCCGCGCTGGCCCGCAGGCTACCCGGATACATGGTCCCAGCGAGAGTCTTTCCGATCGACTCGGTACCGACCGGGTTCACCGGAAAGCTGGATCGGGCCGCCTTGTTGCGCAAAGCGGATAGGGCCATGGCCGCGGAACCAGCCGTGTCCGACAACGGAGCACCACCTACCCCGCTCGAAACCGAACTCCGCACGATGTGGGAGGACACACTGCGCGTGCCGGTCACACTCGACGGGTCGCTCGTCGAAGCCGGGGCGCACTCGTTGAACGTCCTCACCGTGCTGAGCCAGGTGGAGTACCAGTACGGCGTCTCCGTGCCGGTACTCGACTTCTTCCGGGAACCGACCATCCGTGCACTGGCCACCCTCGTCGAGGCCGAACGGAGACAGTCATGA
- a CDS encoding HAD-IIIC family phosphatase produces the protein MNSATKAGIAVAGTFTLTVVTTSMAAVLDETAPGRPVITAPYGQVLETLHDPGSVLMTNVGVNVLLLRPEDFARGSGHRERADAMVDELVAVLADVPDHSVATWFLAIAPSSPATEGDVALARWVRWVGERLTAVAEATPGMYPITLDRVAELYEVAEVHDEYADRIGHLPYTDEYCEAVGTWLVRQAVSSWVKPKKVVVLDCDNTLWTGICGEDDPVGVQVTESRRWLQEFMLAQRSSGKLLCLCSRNNQEDVEEVFTRNSGMVLLWDHISGHRIGWNPKAQSLVELANELDLALGSFIFVDDDAVECASVRAQLPEVTVVELARAEDRIRQQIEHTWAFDQLAVTEDDRLRADWYSTRADRAALRETSTNYQDFLDRCAIEVNFADLTDDGLDRAAQLTARTTQFNLAGAVYSVPQLRALLAGEGRGWTVRVRDRFGDYGTVGLVVAEQRGDAVELPVFLLSCRVLNRRVEDEVLRFVAAHAARLGAVTLRLPLRPTGRNAPARLFVEQLTGVFPASNDNPSTVAVPVREWVPQLAQR, from the coding sequence ATGAACTCGGCGACGAAGGCCGGGATCGCGGTGGCAGGCACCTTCACGCTCACCGTGGTCACCACCTCGATGGCAGCTGTACTGGACGAGACGGCGCCCGGACGACCTGTGATCACCGCTCCCTACGGCCAGGTTCTCGAAACCCTGCACGATCCCGGCAGTGTGCTGATGACCAACGTCGGGGTGAACGTGTTGCTACTGCGGCCGGAGGACTTCGCCCGTGGTAGCGGGCACCGTGAACGCGCCGACGCTATGGTCGATGAGCTCGTGGCCGTTCTCGCCGATGTTCCCGATCATTCGGTGGCTACGTGGTTCCTCGCCATCGCACCGAGTTCGCCCGCCACCGAAGGGGACGTCGCGCTCGCGCGATGGGTGCGCTGGGTGGGCGAGCGGCTCACCGCCGTAGCCGAGGCGACACCGGGCATGTACCCCATCACCCTCGACCGGGTGGCTGAGCTTTACGAAGTGGCCGAGGTCCACGACGAGTACGCCGACCGGATCGGCCACCTTCCCTATACCGACGAGTACTGCGAGGCGGTAGGCACCTGGCTGGTCCGCCAGGCTGTGAGCAGCTGGGTGAAGCCGAAGAAGGTCGTTGTGCTCGACTGCGACAACACGCTGTGGACCGGTATCTGCGGCGAAGACGACCCAGTGGGCGTACAGGTGACCGAATCACGCCGCTGGTTGCAGGAGTTCATGCTGGCGCAACGGTCCAGCGGAAAGCTGCTGTGTCTTTGCAGCCGGAACAATCAGGAGGACGTCGAGGAAGTCTTTACGCGCAACTCCGGCATGGTGTTGTTGTGGGACCACATCTCCGGGCACCGGATCGGCTGGAACCCCAAGGCTCAGTCGCTGGTGGAGCTCGCCAACGAACTGGATCTCGCACTCGGGTCGTTCATCTTCGTCGACGACGACGCTGTCGAATGCGCGTCCGTCCGGGCCCAGCTGCCGGAGGTCACGGTGGTCGAACTCGCGCGCGCGGAAGATCGGATTCGCCAGCAGATCGAGCACACGTGGGCGTTCGACCAGCTCGCGGTTACCGAGGATGATCGCCTGCGGGCCGACTGGTACTCGACGCGCGCCGACCGTGCTGCACTCCGTGAGACCAGCACCAACTATCAGGACTTTCTCGATCGTTGTGCGATCGAGGTAAACTTCGCCGACCTCACCGACGATGGGCTCGACCGCGCAGCACAGCTCACCGCGCGGACCACTCAGTTCAACCTCGCCGGTGCCGTCTACTCCGTGCCGCAGCTGCGTGCATTGCTCGCCGGAGAAGGGCGAGGGTGGACGGTACGGGTGCGGGACCGCTTCGGCGACTACGGGACGGTCGGACTGGTTGTCGCCGAGCAGCGGGGCGATGCCGTCGAACTGCCAGTCTTCCTGTTGAGTTGCCGGGTCCTGAACCGGCGGGTCGAGGACGAGGTACTTCGGTTCGTCGCCGCTCACGCGGCACGGCTGGGCGCTGTCACCCTGCGGCTCCCGTTGCGCCCAACGGGGCGCAACGCACCCGCGCGCCTGTTCGTCGAGCAGCTCACCGGCGTCTTTCCCGCTTCCAACGACAACCCGTCAACCGTCGCTGTGCCGGTACGCGAATGGGTCCCCCAGCTCGCTCAACGGTGA
- a CDS encoding acyl carrier protein encodes MEQNRNTGVTVDSDGDSDLAEKAVVTALQAVLGVSEVPWESRFGVLGGDSLRAVRILSWLWRELDVELPVHALQPHTTVAELADTVREHVEAAQA; translated from the coding sequence ATGGAGCAGAACCGGAATACAGGTGTGACCGTGGACTCCGATGGTGATTCAGATCTTGCCGAGAAAGCGGTCGTGACTGCACTGCAAGCGGTGCTGGGCGTGTCCGAGGTGCCTTGGGAAAGCCGGTTCGGGGTGCTTGGTGGTGATTCGCTGCGTGCCGTACGGATCCTCTCCTGGCTATGGCGCGAACTCGACGTCGAACTCCCTGTACATGCCTTGCAGCCGCACACGACTGTTGCGGAGCTTGCCGACACCGTCCGCGAGCACGTCGAGGCGGCTCAGGCATGA
- a CDS encoding SDR family NAD(P)-dependent oxidoreductase has translation MTTADIDLFAEASGDHNPLHTSPDYARRTPFGKPVAHGVLAAVAALDELVVDGDGIDGADVEFRQPIQPGVTYKTTVCQEGNRIRVSVSDGATNCLSMTLSRGSADDMSYRQRPHRREPRVVTAADVTFGLSVAGNYGPGQALDALCERWPIAVGLLGRFPLTCLLWCSFLAGMELPGRDCLLNGFSLRLYPAARLGPLELSYTTEVADFDPRFGLLSTVGHLHGGGAMLAEAKLETLVRSPVPAPSAERIREALPSSDRLRGHTSAVVGGSRGLGAALVLALASQGGRVLVGHRGASGDIDELVTRGEALGGQIVSCPGEATSTRWSQEIAHVAGNALDLLVCSAAPPIRPLQLDPAGLGRIQEFVADAFALVSAPMAGLLDTVDRARGRCLVVSSSAVVAPPADWPHYVAAKHAAEGLTHWAAERYPGTEFFVARPRMLLTDQVNTPAGRDGAANVEPVAAAMVRRLVDSAPAIRRPELMSL, from the coding sequence TTGACCACAGCAGATATCGACCTGTTCGCCGAGGCCAGCGGCGACCACAACCCGCTGCACACCTCACCGGACTATGCACGGCGAACACCCTTCGGGAAGCCGGTTGCCCACGGTGTGCTCGCCGCCGTGGCCGCACTCGACGAGCTCGTCGTCGATGGCGACGGGATTGATGGCGCCGATGTCGAGTTCAGACAGCCGATCCAGCCTGGAGTCACCTATAAAACGACGGTTTGCCAGGAGGGTAACCGAATTCGGGTCAGCGTCTCCGACGGCGCAACGAACTGCCTGTCGATGACGCTCTCGCGAGGTTCCGCGGACGACATGTCGTATCGGCAGCGCCCGCATCGCCGAGAGCCGCGTGTGGTGACCGCTGCGGACGTGACGTTCGGTCTGTCGGTCGCAGGTAATTACGGGCCAGGACAAGCCTTGGACGCCTTGTGCGAGCGCTGGCCCATCGCCGTCGGCTTGCTCGGCCGGTTTCCTCTTACCTGCTTGCTCTGGTGCAGCTTTCTCGCCGGTATGGAACTCCCAGGCCGGGACTGCCTGTTGAACGGCTTCTCGCTGCGCCTGTACCCGGCAGCGAGGCTGGGACCTTTGGAGTTGAGTTATACGACCGAGGTCGCGGACTTCGATCCCCGGTTCGGCCTGCTGAGTACGGTGGGCCACCTGCACGGCGGGGGCGCGATGCTGGCCGAAGCGAAACTGGAGACCCTGGTCCGCAGTCCCGTCCCGGCGCCGTCGGCCGAGCGTATCCGCGAAGCACTGCCGAGCTCGGACCGGCTTCGCGGCCACACATCCGCCGTGGTCGGCGGCAGCCGCGGGCTCGGCGCCGCACTAGTGCTCGCACTGGCAAGCCAGGGTGGTCGGGTACTGGTTGGCCATCGGGGTGCTTCCGGAGACATCGACGAACTGGTTACCCGTGGGGAGGCGTTAGGAGGCCAGATCGTTTCCTGCCCTGGTGAAGCGACCAGTACCCGGTGGTCGCAGGAGATCGCCCACGTCGCGGGCAACGCGCTCGATCTCTTGGTCTGTAGTGCCGCACCGCCTATCCGGCCGCTCCAGCTGGATCCGGCCGGCCTCGGCCGCATCCAGGAGTTCGTGGCCGACGCGTTTGCATTGGTCAGCGCGCCAATGGCAGGTCTGCTCGACACGGTGGATAGGGCTCGCGGTCGCTGCCTCGTTGTGTCGTCGTCCGCGGTCGTCGCACCTCCCGCGGACTGGCCACACTACGTTGCTGCGAAACATGCTGCCGAAGGCCTGACGCACTGGGCCGCTGAACGATATCCAGGCACCGAGTTCTTCGTGGCCCGGCCGAGAATGCTTCTCACCGACCAGGTGAATACCCCGGCTGGACGGGATGGTGCGGCGAATGTGGAACCGGTGGCCGCCGCCATGGTGCGCAGGCTCGTCGATTCGGCGCCCGCGATCCGGCGGCCCGAATTGATGTCCTTATAA